In Tubulanus polymorphus chromosome 2, tnTubPoly1.2, whole genome shotgun sequence, a single window of DNA contains:
- the LOC141898655 gene encoding dedicator of cytokinesis protein 7-like, which translates to MASGQRAFAQKLNKQGAAEVRRQVSSAYLKDSSYAKEIPKSISGVSIASSVSIPLCDVVKPLDYEDYIQQNQVTIDKDPMKDLVGFPADDIEVTLLPKQCRTIAPIIPERGYENDVHVRDCIHCYTADYTVVNRRYFNHSSSYADFDREDEKTEFLKQIPSQEFEIDNEYDSEDEDDENRKSTMEDTPRGSWASSIFDLRNSQADPLLPNLLDRIPPDKVDQYNAEERQMERHKELFPLFPPQDEEEWVERRVMGEVPREHFGHRVLIKCLQLKLELEIEPIFASMALYDAKEKKKISENFYFDMNPEHIRNMIDGQVSYSDLSSLSRSAIFSITYPSPDIFIVIKLEKVLQQGDIGECADPYMKDDKNREKVKANAELFCEKLGRYRMPFAWTAVHLFNVVTGTGTMEREASTEREPIATNSLDRRSSLIEKQLENFRRKGRSDEFNHRGSFERSRNGGSDKRNSWPADDYSQILESFRPVTITVSSFFKQESDKLSEEDLYKFLADLKRPTSVLKKLKCIPGILKLDISAAAENPKYCLTPELYKIDPYPNDDKTRPIKEVIEFAPREVYEPFSTYRNLFYLYPKYLNFANRAGSARNIAVKVQFMCGEEEQHAMRVLFGKSSCPEFCKELYTPVLYHNKSPEFYEEMKIKLPGYLNDGHHILFTFYHISCQRKMETTPTELVIGYTWLPVLQDGRLFVGEFTLPVSTEKPPPSYSVIHPDQVDSHSMKWVDGRKPIFTVSVEAASSIHTLDVSIDRFLLLCHTAEEFKVPPRLSAETFEAELKLSISNLLQAAGEPLVHFLHLILDKLILLIVRPPVIAGQVGRLLKMNVGQTCFEAMAEIVRRLTILLDEKNDCHNRNNILISYIQYCAILPIPDMSSTPTSPCMVASPSPERFATIGRPSTLAIPRQFQRSNSDPDLSNSNPGSPETDYSGYIAKADRSGSMRQTHDPLYIPKIHGKKLVHEEIALLWVMSNGTARQLSLENAWFFFELMTKSMAEHLARTDKLYMPRKCRFPTRFMDDITSLLTMITKDIVDRYLKDVTMIKNLNTALAFFVQDLFSFVDRGYVFQVIKDYYRTLSAKILTLGDATPLILLRLDFMRLVCSHEHYVALNLPMSSPLVTPSAPASPSPSLTSIASQISFMSTTTTCGTVNKALFAELSNEFRQQHFLVGLILSDLANALETNVSNIHNKAVNVIRNMVSSHDSDKRYKDPACRARVASLYLPLIGIVVDALPQLFDPTIDLKPRISQAIDEDGGINKSVAMAIAGYGVGGGSDIRVDPCSDCQKPKRSSLNQEDTRNLLISFIWVLKNVDQRVLLHWWAEMEPSKLHQILEILFLCVSNFEYKVMTLHDLHDKMLSFMGVRKNKQIPLQVLRNMSVDEIMLPADRRSGRMINRSWSSNSLREEYMVPWYTANKKTQKQYSIQTIKKSTDMKNRLEEAIMGTGSARSQMMARTKSSSSQSQFYDQNPPSPNIDSNRLRWRKEQTQWRQSDQSGAEQMPKPEIVIDRHVEGNLSTEVNMITLDILDLVIQIVQNNELIQTLLNSVLRVMLHSLSLNQSSTVLQHMFALQRSLVSKFPELLFEDETEQCADLCLRLLKHCSSSISNTRSQASASLYLLMRQNFEIGNNFARVKMQVTMSLSRLVGKNQKNFNEEYLRKSLKTMLTYAEEDIELQDTSFPEQVKDLIFNLHMILSDTVKMKEYMEDPEMLLDLMYRIAKGYQNSPDLRLTWLQNMAGKHSEKGNHAEAAQCLIHAAGLVAEYLNMLEDRPYLPVGCVAFQKVSSNVLEESAVSDDVVSPDGEGICTGKYFTESGLIGLMEQAASSLSMATQYEAMNQVYKVLIPIHESNHDFKRLSIIHGKLLDAFNQIIKQEGKRMFGTYFRVGLYGTKFGDLDGEEFIYKEPSITKLVEISHRLEGFYGEKFGADKLVMIKDSNNVEREKLDANKNYIQITYVEPYFDTSELRERTTYFDKNYNIKRFMYATPFTLDGRAHGELHEQHKRKTLLTTCNAFPYVKTRLAVIAKEQIILTPIEVAIEDVMKKTRELAIALAQEPPDPKMLQMVLQGCIGTTVNQGPIEVAQIFLSDMAEGRVAPTKHHNKLRLSFKDFLRRCSDALHKNKDLIGQNQKEYQREMERNYNNVKEQLGPLIASLNGTATIKRSKHIHRRDSRASDRSDSSHGSRRKHHSTGRLSTMIQ; encoded by the exons ATGGCCAGTGGCCAGCGAGCATTCGCTCAAAAACTCAACAA gcAAGGTGCTGCTGAAGTAAGACGTCAAGTCTCATCCGCGTATCTGAAAGACTCGTCTTACGCTAAAGAAATACCAAAAAGTATCAGTGGAGTCTCAATAGCCAGCAGTGTTAGT atTCCGTTATGCGACGTTGTAAAACCGTTAGACTATGAAGATTACATTCAACAGAATCAAGTGACAATTGATAAAGATCCGATGAAAGATCTGGTCGGATTTCCAGCTGATGATATCGAAGTGACTTTACTACCAAAACAATGTAGGACAATAGCTCCTATAATTCCTGAGCGAGG ATATGAGAATGATGTTCATGTTCGAGACTGTATTCACTGTTATACGGCTGATTACACAGTCGTCAATAGGCGCTATTTCAATCACAGCTCCAGTTATGCTGATTTCGATCGCGAGGATGAGAAAACCGAATTCCTCAAACAAATTCCGTCGCAAGAGTTTGAGATCGATAACGAATATGATTCCGAAGAT GAAGATGATGAGAATCGTAAATCGACGATGGAAGATACTCCTCGAGGAAGTTGGGCGAGTAGTATATTCGATTTGAGGAACTCGCAAGCAGATCCTTTACTTCCGAACTTGCTCGACAGAATACCGCCGGATAAAGTGGATCAGTACAACGCTGAAGAAAGACAAATGGAAAGACACAAAGAATTGTTTCCTTTGTTCCCACCGCAGGATGAG GAAGAATGGGTAGAACGTAGGGTAATGGGAGAAGTTCCGCGAGAACATTTCGGACATAGGGTTTTAATCAAGTGTTTACAACTAAA ACTCGAATTGGAAATTGAACCGATATTTGCTTCGATGGCATTATACGATGCGAAGGAAAAGAAAAAG ATATCGGAGAATTTCTATTTCGATATGAATCCTGAACACATTCGTAACATGATCGACGGACAAGTATCTTATTCAGATTTATCATCGCTGAGTAGATCAGCTATATTCAGTATTACATACCCTTCACCCGATATATTCATCGTCATCAAG ttGGAGAAGGTTTTACAGCAAGGTGATATCGGAGAATGCGCCGATCCATACATGAAAGATGATAAG AATCGAGAGAAAGTGAAAGCGAATGCTGAATTGTTTTGCGAGAAGCTCGGTCGTTATCGGATGCCGTTCGCGTGGACCGCGGTGCACCTGTTTAACGTGGTTACAGGAACTGGAACGATGGAACGTGAAGCGAGCACAGAACGAGAACCAATCGCGACAAACAGTTTAG ATCGACGTTCGAGTTTGATAGAGAAACAACTGGAGAATTTCCGACGTAAAGGACGTTCAGATGAGTTTAATCATCGAGGTTCATTCGAGCGTTCTCGTAACGGTGGTTCCGATAAACGGAACAGTTGGCCCGCAGATGATTACAGTCAAATACTAGAATCATTCAGACCGGTTACAATAACAGTATCGAGTTTCTTTAAACAG GAAAGTGATAAATTAAGTGAAGAAGATTTGTACAAGTTTCTCGCAGATTTAAAGCGTCCGACATCGGTTCTTAAAAAGCTCAAATGCATCCCGG GTATATTGAAGTTGGATATATCAGCAGCGGCAGAAAACCCGAAATACTGTTTAACTCCGGAGCTGTATAAAATTGATCCGTATCCAAACGATGATAAAACACGACCGATTAAAGAAGTGATTGAGTTCGCGCCGCGTGAAGTTTACGAACCTTTCTCCACTTATAG gaatcTGTTTTATCTGTATCCCAAGTACCTGAATTTTGCTAATCGCGCTGGATCAGCGAGGAACATCGCGGTGAAAGTACAATTCATGTGTGGTGAGGAGGAGCAGCACGCTATGAGG GTATTGTTCGGTAAATCAAGTTGTCCTGAATTCTGTAAAGAGTTGTACACACCTGTTCTCTACCATAACAA GTCACCGGAATTCTATGAAGAAATGAAGATTAAATTACCCGGATATTTAAACGACGGACATCACATACTGTTTACGTTTTATCACATCAGCTGTCAAAGAAAGATGGAAACCACGCCCACTGAACTCGTCATTGGCTACACC TGGTTACCGGTGTTACAAGATGGCCGATTGTTCGTCGGTGAATTTACGTTACCGGTCTCGACGGAGAAACCACCTCCGAGTTATTCCGTCATTCATCCAGATCAG GTTGATAGTCATAGTATGAAGTGGGTTGATGGACGGAAGCCGATATTCACGGTATCAGTCGAGGCTGCATCCTCCATTCATACTCTAGATGTTAGCATCGATCGATTCTTATTACTGTGTCACACAGCCGAGGAGTTTAAAGTTCCACCGCGACTCAGCGCTGAAACTTTCGAAGCCGAATTAAAGCTATCTATTAGTAACCTACTGCAGGCTGCAGGCGAACCACTCGTTCATTTCTTACATCTCATATTAGACAAGTTAATTCTGTTGATAGTCAGACCTCCTGTCATCGCCGGACAAGTCG GGCGTCTTCTAAAGA TGAATGTCGGGCAGACGTGTTTTGAAGCGATGGCTGAAATCGTGCGTCGTTTAACAATTTTACTTGACGAAAAAAACGATTGTCACAATCGCAACAACATTCTGATATCGTATATACAATACTGCGCGATATTACCGATTCCTGACATGTCGAGTACAC CGACTTCCCCTTGCATGGTCGCGAGTCCATCTCCTGAGAGATTCGCTACGATCGGGCGGCCCAGCACGCTCGCTATCCCCAGACAGTTTCAACGTAGTAACAGTGACCCCGACCTTAGCAACAGCAATCCTGGTTCACCTGAAACGGATTATTCGGGATATATAG CGAAAGCTGACAGATCTGGAAGTATGAGACAAACTCACGATCCTCTTTATATACCGAAAATTCATGGGAAAAAG TTGGTTCATGAAGAGATTGCGTTATTGTGGGTGATGTCGAATGGAACTGCAAGACAACTTTCCCTCGAGAATGCCTGGTTTTTCTTTGAACTAATG ACAAAAAGTATGGCAGAACATCTAGCACGAACTGATAAACTTTACATGCCGAGAAAATGTCGATTTCCAACACGATTCATGGATGATATCACGAGTTTACTGACAATGATTACTAAAGATATCGTAGATCGCTATCTGAAA GATGTAACGATGATAAAGAATCTCAACACGGCTTTAGCGTTCTTCGTCCAGGATTTATTCTCATTCGTTGATCGCGGTTACGTCTTTCAAGTTATCAAAGATTATTATAGAACT CTATCCGCAAAGATTTTGACGCTCGGGGACGCTACACCTTTGATTCTCCTCAGACTCGACTTCATGAGGCTTGTTTGCAGTCATGAACACTACGTAGCGTTAAATCTACCGATGTCATCACCTCTAGTCACGCCTTCTGCACCCGCTAGTCCTAGTCCTAGTCTTACGAGCATCGCTTCACAAATATCGTTCATGTCTACTACAACGACCTGTGGCACCGTCAACAAAGCGCTATTCGCCGAGTTATCAAATGAATTCAGACAACAACATTTCCTCGTCGGTTTGATTCTCAGTGATCTCGCAAACGCACTAGAAACAAA cgtttcaaaCATTCACAATAAAGCAGTGAATGTTATTCGTAATATGGTGTCTTCGCATGACTCTGATAAACGTTATAAAGATCCAGCGTGTCGGGCTCGAGTCGCCTCGCTCTATCTACCGCTCATCGGAATCGTAGTCGATGCTTTACCGCAATTGTTCGATCCAACGATCGATTTAAAACCGCGAATTTCACAAGCGATCGACGAGGATGGAGGTATTAATAAGAGTGTAGCGATGGCTATAGCTGGTTATGGAGTTGGAGGAGGCAGTGACATCAGAGTGGACCCTTGCAGTGATTGTCAAAAG CCTAAAAGAAGCTCTTTGAACCAAGAAGACACACGCAATTTACTGATCAGTTTTATCTGGGTGCTGAAGAACGTCGATCAAAGAGTTTTGCTTCACTGGTGGGCCGAGATGGAACCGAGTAAATTACATCAGATTCTTGAGATTTTGTTCTTGTGCGTCTCAAACTTCGAATACAAG gTGATGACTCTTCATGATCTTCATGATAAAATGCTAAGTTTCATG GGAGTgcgaaaaaacaaacaaattccGTTGCAAGTGTTGCGTAATATGTCCGTCGATGAGATCATGTTACCAGCCGATCGTCGGTCAGGACGAATGATCAATCGTTCTTGGTCGTCTAATTCATTACGCGAGGAGTATATGGTTCCGTGGTACACG GCTAACAAGAAAACTCAGAAGCAATATTCAATACAGACGATCAAAAAGAGCACGGATATGAAAAACAGATTGGAAGAAGCTATAATGGGAACTGGAAGTGCTCGAAGTCAAATGATGGCTAGGACTAAATCATCAAGTTCTCAATCGCAGTTCTACG ATCAGAATCCACCCTCCCCGAATATAGATTCAAACCGACTACGCTGGAGGAAGGAACAGACGCAGTGGAGACAGTCGGATCAATCCGGTGCTGAGCAGATGCCGAAACCTGAAATAGTTATTGATCGTCACGTCGAGGGGAACCTCTCGACTGAAGTGAACATGATCACTTTAGACATCCTCGATCTAGTTATACAG aTCGTACAGAATAACGAACTGATCCAAACTCTATTGAACAGCGTTTTGCGAGTGATGCTTCATAGTCTGTCTCTGAATCAAAGTTCTACCGTTTTACAGCACATGTTCGCATTACAGCGATCGCTTGTATCAAAG TTTCCCGAGTTACTGTTTGAAGATGAAACGGAACAATGCGCTGATTTATGTTTACGTCTGTTGAAGCACTGTAGTTCTAGTATATCAAACACACGTTCACAAGCGAGCGCTTCTCTCTATTTACTCATGAGACAGAACTTTGAAATTGGAAAT AATTTTGCTCGGGTGAAAATGCAAGTTACGATGTCGCTAAGTCGCCTCGTCGGAAAAAACCAGAAAAACTTCAATGAAGAATATTTGAGGAAATCGTTGAAAACAATGTTGACCTACGCAGAAGAGGACATCGAATTACAAGATACATCATTCCCAGAACAG GTGAAAGATCTGATATTCAACTTACATATGATTCTATCGGATACAGTGAAAATGAAGGAATATATGGAAGATCCGGAGATGTTGTTAGATCTGATGTATCGTATCGCGAAAGGTTATCAGAATAGTCCCGATTTACGGTTGacgtggttacaaaatatggcTGGTAAACATAGCGAG AAAGGTAATCACGCAGAAGCTGCGCAGTGTTTGATACACGCTGCTGGACTCGTCGCTGAGTATCTGAACATGCTAGAAGATCGGCCGTATCTACCTGTCGGATGCGTCGCCTTTCAGAAAGTATCGTCTAATGTATTAGAGGAAAGCGCCGTCTCGGATGATGTCGTTTCTCCCGATGGGGAAGGTATTTGTACTGGAAAGTATTTCACGGAAAGTGGATTGATTGGTTTGATGGAACAAGCCGCTAGTTCTCTCAGTATG GCGACTCAATACGAAGCTATGAATCAGGTTTATAAAGTATTGATTCCGATTCACGAATCgaatcatgattttaaacgATTATCGATCATTCATGGTAAACTACTCGACGCGTTTAATCAGATTATTAAACAG GAAGGGAAACGAATGTTTGGAACGTATTTTCGTGTAGGATTGTACGGAACTAAGTTTGGAGATTTAGACGGAGAGGAATTCATTTATAAAGAACCGTCGATCACAAAACTCGTTGAAATATCTCACAGATTAGAG GGATTTTATGGTGAAAAATTCGGCGCCGATAAATTAGTGATGATCAAAGACTCGAATAATGTGGAACGTGAAAAACTCGACGCAAACAAG AACTACATCCAGATTACTTATGTAGAGCCATATTTCGACACATCTGAACTTCGCGAAAGGACGACGTACTTTGACAAGAACTACAACATAA aACGTTTTATGTACGCTACACCATTTACACTGGATGGAAGAGCTCATGGAGAACTACATGAACAACACAAACGTAAAACTCTACTGACTACATGTAACGCTTTCCCTTACGTTAAAACAAGACTGGCCGTTATCGCCAAAGAACAG ATAATTCTGACTCCGATTGAAGTTGCTATTGAAGACGTTATGAAGAAAACTCGTGAACTAGCGATTGCTCTCGCTCAAGAACCTCCTGATCCAAAAATGTTGCAGATGGTTTTACAAGGCTGTATTGGAACCACCGTCAACCAG gGTCCGATAGAAGTAGCTCAGATCTTTCTCAGTGATATGGCCGAAGGACGAGTTGCACCGACTAAACATCACAATAAACTACGATTATCTTTCAAAGATTTCCTCCGCAG ATGTTCCGACGCGTTACATAAAAATAAAGACCTGATCGGTCAGAATCAGAAAGAATATCAGCGTGAAATGGAACGGAATTACAACAACGTGAAAGAACAACTCGGTCCATTGATAGCTTCACTCAACGGAACAGCTACAATTAAACGATCAAAACATATTCATCGAAG GGATAGTAGAGCAAGTGATCGCAGTGATTCCAGTCACGGGTCAAGACGAAAACATCATAGCACTGGACGCTTGAGTACGATGATTCAGTGA